GCAGTGCTTCATTGTCGGCGTGTCGTCTGAACTTAGCATCCAAATCTTGAGTTCTAACGTAAATTTAGAGGGGATTCAATCCTTCTCAAGCCTTCAGCAGGGTGTGGAATATGCTATCCAGCAAAATGGGTATGAATTAGTGAAAAAGAAATAGACATGTAGCTGAATCAGGGAAACCTGGTTCAGCTTTTTTTTGCTATATCCATTTGATCGCACTTTCATCAACATCAGATGATGATTATTATAGGAAGTTTACCTTCATGCAAAAGGGGAAAGTAATGAGAGAACAACCACTATAGAACAGGAGATGATACAACATGAAAATCAAAAATTTACTATTATCGATCCCATTAGGTGCTGGCATCATATTAGCTGGTTGTGGAGCGGATGAAGAGGCACCACCGGAAGATGAAAATAACATGGAAAACATAGAGGAGCAAGAAGATAACCAAGAACCCGATGTAACGGAAGAGCCTAGTGAAGAAAATGGCAATGAAGAAGAACCTGATTTAGATGAAGAATCTATTGAAGAAAGTCCTGATGAAGAAGAACCGGATTTAGATGAAGAGCCGAGCGAAGAAAATAATAACTAATAATGGGAAAACGCCTTAGTTGTCATAAGGCGTTTTTTCTTCGTCTGGAGTTCTAGAGGAAACTTGGGCTCCTAGGGATTTTGAGGAAGCACTTTTGGTTTTCAGTGAAATCAGCGTTTATAATGGGTTAATTGATTTTTTATAATGTTATAATTTTAGGACATATGTCCTTCCCGAGCTTGCTTGTTTTGTCATTTAATTAAAACAAACATAGAGTTTGGGGAGATTAAAAAATGAAAGGTTTGATTTTTGCTTTATTAGGGGGAGCTTTTATTACGCTGCAGGGTGTGGCGAATGCAAGAATCAGCCAGGATATCGGTACATGGCAGACGGCATCGATTACTCAGTTAACCGGATTTTTGACGGCATTGTTTGTCTTGGTCTTTTTTGTAAAAGGTCCTTGGAATGGGCTGAGAAAAGTAAAGCCTCTTTATTTAATTGGTGGAACATTCGGGGCAATTGTGGTCTTTGGCAATGTTACGGCCATCCATTTTATTGGCGTCACATTGACTGTTTCTGCGATGCTGATTGCACAACTGGCGATGACATTCCTGATTGACCAAAATGGATGGTTTGAAGTAAAGAAGCAAAAAATGAGAGTTCCACAGCTGATTGGTATGACCATGATGGTAGCAGGTGTGGTCATTCTGGGCTGGTAATATTAAAAGGCAGGGAAAGCTGTATGAAAGAAATACAAGTTTCGGAAACAATGGAAGAAGTTCTGCGGACTCACAATGTTGAAAGATTATTTACAAACGAAATCATTCCTTACTTAAGATTATTTGAGTTTGAAAAAGGGGAGCAAATATGTTCGCAGGGTGAGCCTGTAGAGTACTTATATTTACTCGTGAAGGGAAAGGTAAAGATCTTTACCACATCAGAAGAGGGGAAGACATTGATCCTTTCTTTTAAAACACCGCTTGAAGTCATTGGCGACATTGAGTATGTACAGGAAATTGACACAATCAATACTGTGGAGGCCGTTTCTCCTGTGGTCATGATTGGTGTCCGACAATCTGTAGTACGTAAGTATTTAAAAGATCACTCACCGTTCCTGCAATTCTTGCTTGAAATCATTACTCGGAAATTCTATATCAAATCCCAGTTCATGCGCCATAACATCCTGTACCCTGTTGAAACCCGGTTAGCAAGCTATCTTGTGTCTGTTGCCTATGATGAAAACGAAGCGCTCGTCAATGGGAAGGTCAGCACATCAAACCTTACTGATATTGCCAATTTAATTGGAACGAGCTACCGGCACCTTAATAGAATCATAAAGGATTTTTGCATGAATGGCCTGGTGGAGCGGGATCACGGTGCAATAGTCATCAAGGACCTAGAAGGGTTGAAATCACTGGCTAAGGAAGATCTTTATGAGTAAAAATTCGGAGGAAAAACGATGTTATTAGGCTTACTATTTGCCATAATGGCCGGCACGCTTGTCGGTGTTCAAAATATTTTTAACAGCAAGGTCAATGAGAAAACAGGATCATGGACGACTACAACATTAGTACTAGGTTTAGGTTTTCTGGCATCATTCATGCTCGGCCTCTTCTTTGAAGGGTGGAAAATGTTTGATTTGCAGCAAATGAAAGGGTGGTACTGGTTCAGCGGATTGCTCGGAATCGGCGTTGTTGCCGGCATTGTACAGGCCATAAAGCATCTCGGACCGACTTTCGCGATTTCGATTGTGTTAACATCCCAGCTTGGATTCGCCGTTTTGTGGGATTCATTAGGATGGATGGGATTGGAGAAGGTACCGTTTACCTGGCAGCAATTCCTCGGTGTGATCGTCATCATAGCAGGAGCCATCGTCTTTAAATGGAGCGAAGGTAGCGAAGAAAAGGTGGAAGTGATCAATTCCAAGCTTGGTAAAAAAATAGAAGTATCATAAGATAAAATCTTTCGCGGCAGTTCGGTTACTGCCGTTTTTTATTTTGAGGTAGTTATGATTATATTTAATCATATGAACATGGTATAATCTTAAAAAGAAAAAATGGAACAATTTTATAGGAGCTGAACTTGTGAATCCCACCGAAAGATTTTCTAAATACCTCATCGAACATGCAGAGACGATCAGTAAGGAAATTACAGATTATAATTTGAAAAAGCTTGAAATCAATCTGCCGGAAGAAATCATCCAACAATCAATAAATACAAACAAAGCTTTCCTGGAATTTCTGGGTGATACACTGAACCTATCAAAGGAAACAGTGGCCGGAAAATTCATTGAGTGGTATAAAGCAAGACAGGCAAATAAGCCTAAATATCAGTTCAGCCATGACGAAGTTGCGAGTATCCTAAAGCCGTATGCAGAAACTCGCCTGCAACTGATTGAAATGATGACGAAAATTTCAATCGCAGAGGGACTTTCCACTGAAGAAGTGGTGTTCGTCAATAATCGTATCAGCTACTTGCTTGATTTGAGTATTGCAGAAACGATGATTGAACGCGAAAAACTCGCAAATGAAGAGAACAATAAGAATCAAAAAATCATCACGGATTTATCATCTCCAGTCGTTCCGCTCGCACAGGACATCGCCATTCTTCCTTTGGTTGGCGAATTCGATTACGAACGCAGCGACCATATCATGACCCATGTCATCCCAAAGGTCAGTGAACTCAGAATCAAAAAACTAATCATCGATTTTTCAGGGATCGCCATGATTGATGCGGAAATCGCAGCACGTATTTTCAATATCAATAAAGTTCTTAAACTGATTGGAATCGAGACGATGCTTACAGGCATACGACCAGAGCTCGCAGTTGATGTGATCAACACGGGAATTGATTTTTCAAAGTTAGACACCTATGGAACAGTGCAGCAAGCGATATTGGCTCATCGAAAATAAGTGGCAGTCAGGTAAAAGCTTCGCACTTTAAAAAATGCCAGGACAAGGTCCGGGCATTTTTTTGATTGGTTGTTGGTGAAATTGTCCAAACTTCATTGCAGCCCCAGCATATCGAAACGGCACAATGGAATGACACCCAAGTCTCATTCCATTGTGCCATTTTTGTTTGCATTCTTTTAAAAGGGGAACGTTATGTATGAAGATCGGGAGAAGAAGGGACGAGCATTCTATGATTGAAAACAAAACAAAAGCGAAGAACACGTTCCTCCCAATCCTTTTGGTTGCGATTGGCTTAGGGACGTCCATCACCTTCCTTTACTTATTCGCGGAACTGGCTGAGGAAATGCTGGAATCCGAGATAAAGAGATTCGATGACAGCATCATTCGATTCTTCCACCGGATAAAAACAGATTTTTTAGATATGACCATGTTTTTGTTCACTGAAGCAGGCTCAGTATGGTTTCTCACCATTTTTAGCTTGATTATCATATCTTATCTCTGGGTGAAAAAGAAAGATAAATGGGGTATCCTCTTTTTTATTGTTGGAATCGGCGGGGGCGGACTGCTGACCAAACTGTTAAAATACTATTTTGGCAGGGAACGGCCTTCAATCGACGAAACCATTGACGCTATCGGGTACAGCTTCCCAAGCGGCCACTCCATGGGGTCATTGATCTTTTACGGATTCCTAAGTTACTTCCTGTTTCGCTCAGATCTCCGTAAAAGAATCAAGTGGATTGCACTATACACATGTGGTTTACTGATCATGATGATTGGAATCAGCAGGATTTATCTAGGAGCCCACTATCCAAGCGACGTTATCGCCGGCTACCTGGCAGGAAGCATCTGGCTCATCCTCTGTATCCTGGCACTGGAATATGTAAAGTGGAGAAGTACATCACAAAGAAAACCAATCAAGGCATTTAAGGAGTTTATCGGGAAGCAATTAAATAGCAGGGCATAGAAGTGCAATAAAGGAAGAAGGCTGATGTGGCCTTCTTTCTTTTATATGGAATGGTTTCTAACTGTGATATATATCACCACAGCCCAATAAGGTTATTGCTATACTTTTCATGCAAATATGTAGAAAGCGTGGGAAAGTATAATGCTGACAACGTTGAAAAGGTTAAAGGTTGTTGAAGAAGAAAAACAGATACTTCAATATAAGGTAGATGAATTGTACGCTCAGTTTGAACAAAAAGAAGAATTTTTCCAGGCTTTTATGGAAAAGTTCACCCAGGAGCTCGGGAGCACAATTTCTCAGCATGAACTGGTTAATGATCAGCATTATGTTCTTGGGAATAAGGTTGGCCAAATCAAAAATCACTTTGACAGAGTAAATGAAATCAGTGAGTATTCTGTTGAGAATGCCAAAAGGCTATCTGGTAAGGGACATGCCCTGATTCATTCTGCTAAAGAAATGGTTGAAAAGTCAAATGAAGGCGGAGAGCTGGTTAGGCAGGTAGAAGAGCTGATCATTAGGGTTGGAGAAATTTCGGACCATGCATACCAGAATATGAGAAAATTGAATGAGCGCTCAAAAGAGATCGAAATGATTGTGAAGGTCATTAAAGAAATAGCTGACCAGACCAATTTATTGGCTTTGAATGCCTCGATTGAAGCAGCACGAGCAGGGGAGCATGGAAAAGGG
This portion of the Mesobacillus sp. S13 genome encodes:
- a CDS encoding DMT family transporter yields the protein MKGLIFALLGGAFITLQGVANARISQDIGTWQTASITQLTGFLTALFVLVFFVKGPWNGLRKVKPLYLIGGTFGAIVVFGNVTAIHFIGVTLTVSAMLIAQLAMTFLIDQNGWFEVKKQKMRVPQLIGMTMMVAGVVILGW
- a CDS encoding Crp/Fnr family transcriptional regulator; translated protein: MKEIQVSETMEEVLRTHNVERLFTNEIIPYLRLFEFEKGEQICSQGEPVEYLYLLVKGKVKIFTTSEEGKTLILSFKTPLEVIGDIEYVQEIDTINTVEAVSPVVMIGVRQSVVRKYLKDHSPFLQFLLEIITRKFYIKSQFMRHNILYPVETRLASYLVSVAYDENEALVNGKVSTSNLTDIANLIGTSYRHLNRIIKDFCMNGLVERDHGAIVIKDLEGLKSLAKEDLYE
- a CDS encoding DMT family transporter translates to MLLGLLFAIMAGTLVGVQNIFNSKVNEKTGSWTTTTLVLGLGFLASFMLGLFFEGWKMFDLQQMKGWYWFSGLLGIGVVAGIVQAIKHLGPTFAISIVLTSQLGFAVLWDSLGWMGLEKVPFTWQQFLGVIVIIAGAIVFKWSEGSEEKVEVINSKLGKKIEVS
- a CDS encoding methyl-accepting chemotaxis protein, whose amino-acid sequence is MLTTLKRLKVVEEEKQILQYKVDELYAQFEQKEEFFQAFMEKFTQELGSTISQHELVNDQHYVLGNKVGQIKNHFDRVNEISEYSVENAKRLSGKGHALIHSAKEMVEKSNEGGELVRQVEELIIRVGEISDHAYQNMRKLNERSKEIEMIVKVIKEIADQTNLLALNASIEAARAGEHGKGFAVVAEEVRKLAENTAKSTNDIGSLTASIQKEIEDTMDSATSSAKLIHQSIDLSKNASTGMDYITSFINKVESEVGEVIDEIEQQKSSSLQVMKEITQTKILFDEVNGLIQQHIEEASKVDSKLEETNKQIDRFGSDSSSRLE
- a CDS encoding phosphatase PAP2 family protein; the protein is MKIGRRRDEHSMIENKTKAKNTFLPILLVAIGLGTSITFLYLFAELAEEMLESEIKRFDDSIIRFFHRIKTDFLDMTMFLFTEAGSVWFLTIFSLIIISYLWVKKKDKWGILFFIVGIGGGGLLTKLLKYYFGRERPSIDETIDAIGYSFPSGHSMGSLIFYGFLSYFLFRSDLRKRIKWIALYTCGLLIMMIGISRIYLGAHYPSDVIAGYLAGSIWLILCILALEYVKWRSTSQRKPIKAFKEFIGKQLNSRA
- a CDS encoding STAS domain-containing protein, producing MNPTERFSKYLIEHAETISKEITDYNLKKLEINLPEEIIQQSINTNKAFLEFLGDTLNLSKETVAGKFIEWYKARQANKPKYQFSHDEVASILKPYAETRLQLIEMMTKISIAEGLSTEEVVFVNNRISYLLDLSIAETMIEREKLANEENNKNQKIITDLSSPVVPLAQDIAILPLVGEFDYERSDHIMTHVIPKVSELRIKKLIIDFSGIAMIDAEIAARIFNINKVLKLIGIETMLTGIRPELAVDVINTGIDFSKLDTYGTVQQAILAHRK